A section of the Alphaproteobacteria bacterium genome encodes:
- a CDS encoding cation:proton antiporter: MSADHALLQVIIFLAAIAFVVPVARRLNLAPILGYLAAGLAIGPYGFALVQDSHVIHWLAELGVVFLLFAVGLELSLTRLRTIPPAVLALGLLQIFVTLGVIAAGLWLIGTDPVTALILGAGFCLSSTALVALMLSERGEIFLRFGRIAIAILLVQDLAVVPFVIAVQMVGGDGAMSANLWVDLAAAAAALLAIVLAGRLLVPRVLRVVAQGRSTEVMIAATLVIVLGVSWLADAVGLSMILGAFLAGVLLADTEYRHSIEADVEPVRGILMAVFFVSVGMRVDPGPALAEPLIFVLGILTLLAVKAALIFVLARLTGVTGGLAMRLGFTLSQAGEFGFILFGLALSLGVLPGPVAQFAILTIAATMAVTPFLDQLGQRLGGDLDRRLEPGLDDLETETADLSDHVIVAGFGRVGHTVTQLLADQKIPVIALDVDASDVRLARQRGQPVYFGDAMRPDVLRAVGAERARAIVVTLDRTHTLERFVAMLRWRFPKLAIFTRARDRFHSRRLMAVGATDSVPETFEASLRLAETVMTSCGVADDVAQKAVSTFRGERMEDTP; the protein is encoded by the coding sequence ATGTCCGCCGATCACGCCCTCCTTCAAGTCATCATTTTCCTGGCGGCCATTGCCTTCGTGGTGCCGGTGGCCCGCCGGCTCAACCTCGCCCCGATTCTGGGGTATCTGGCGGCCGGGCTCGCCATCGGCCCCTACGGTTTCGCCCTGGTGCAGGACAGTCATGTCATTCACTGGCTGGCCGAGCTTGGGGTGGTGTTCCTGTTATTCGCGGTCGGCCTCGAATTGTCGCTCACCCGGTTGCGAACGATCCCGCCGGCTGTGCTGGCGCTTGGCCTGCTGCAGATTTTCGTGACGCTCGGTGTGATTGCCGCCGGGCTTTGGCTGATCGGCACCGATCCGGTGACGGCGTTGATCCTGGGCGCAGGCTTCTGCCTGTCCTCGACCGCGCTGGTCGCGCTGATGCTGTCCGAGCGGGGCGAGATTTTCCTGCGCTTCGGGCGTATCGCGATCGCCATTCTGCTGGTGCAGGACCTCGCCGTGGTGCCGTTCGTGATCGCCGTCCAGATGGTCGGCGGTGATGGCGCGATGTCGGCCAATCTCTGGGTCGACCTCGCCGCCGCCGCCGCCGCGCTGCTCGCAATCGTGCTGGCGGGCCGCTTGCTGGTGCCCCGGGTGCTGCGCGTGGTGGCGCAGGGCCGCAGTACGGAAGTCATGATCGCGGCCACACTTGTGATTGTCCTCGGTGTGAGCTGGCTGGCCGACGCGGTCGGGTTGTCCATGATCCTGGGCGCCTTTCTCGCGGGCGTGCTGCTGGCGGACACCGAATACCGCCACAGTATCGAGGCCGACGTGGAGCCCGTGCGCGGGATTCTCATGGCCGTGTTCTTTGTCAGTGTCGGCATGCGCGTCGATCCCGGCCCCGCCCTGGCGGAACCGCTGATCTTTGTGCTCGGCATTCTCACGCTGCTGGCCGTCAAGGCCGCGCTGATCTTCGTGCTTGCCCGGCTGACGGGCGTTACCGGCGGCCTCGCCATGCGTCTCGGCTTCACCCTGTCGCAGGCCGGCGAATTCGGCTTTATCCTTTTTGGCCTCGCCCTGTCGCTCGGCGTCCTGCCGGGTCCGGTCGCCCAGTTCGCGATCCTCACGATCGCCGCCACCATGGCCGTGACGCCATTTCTCGATCAGCTCGGCCAGCGCCTCGGCGGGGATCTCGACCGGCGGCTGGAACCCGGCCTCGACGATCTCGAAACCGAGACGGCCGATCTCTCGGATCACGTCATCGTCGCCGGGTTCGGCCGGGTGGGTCACACCGTGACGCAGTTGCTGGCGGATCAGAAAATCCCGGTCATTGCCCTTGACGTGGACGCCTCCGACGTCCGCCTCGCCCGGCAACGGGGCCAGCCGGTCTATTTCGGGGACGCCATGCGCCCCGATGTGCTGCGCGCGGTGGGTGCCGAGCGGGCGCGGGCGATCGTCGTCACCCTTGACCGGACCCATACGCTCGAACGTTTTGTCGCAATGCTGCGCTGGCGATTCCCGAAGCTGGCGATCTTCACCCGCGCGCGCGACCGTTTCCACAGCCGGCGGCTGATGGCGGTCGGCGCGACGGACAGCGTGCCCGAAACCTTCGAGGCAAGTTTGCGGCTGGCCGAAACCGTGATGACGTCCTGCGGCGTGGCGGATGACGTGGCGCAGAAAGCGGTCAGCACGTTTCGCGGGGAGCGGATGGAGGATACGCCCTGA
- a CDS encoding calcium/sodium antiporter, protein MNDFFLPALMTAGGLALLVASGEYLVKGAVNLARQLNVSPAFIGLTVVAFGTSAPELFVSVDAALSGVPGLAVGNVVGSNIANILLILGLTALVYPIRHDRRTLRRDSLALLGAVFLLLALGARGDVPTLAGVAMVALITAYLAYSYLRDARDDEISRHLHEEEAAEIRPMPGGLPAILAAVVLGLIGLFLGARLLVTGASDMARFFGVSDAVIGLTVVAVGTSLPELAASAVAARRKQADVALANVLGSNLMNILLILGLAGAVAPLPIDPKFMAIDLWVLLGATVVLLAVMDTKNGITRLTGCAFLATYAVYIMGQFLDLFPSGRSGL, encoded by the coding sequence ATGAACGATTTTTTCCTTCCCGCGCTGATGACCGCCGGCGGCCTCGCCCTTCTGGTCGCCAGCGGCGAATACCTCGTCAAGGGAGCCGTCAATCTTGCCCGCCAGCTCAATGTCTCACCCGCCTTCATCGGGCTGACCGTCGTCGCGTTCGGAACATCCGCGCCCGAGCTTTTCGTCAGCGTCGATGCCGCGCTCTCGGGGGTGCCGGGGCTCGCGGTCGGCAACGTGGTCGGGTCCAATATCGCCAATATCCTGCTCATTCTGGGCCTTACGGCGCTGGTCTACCCGATCCGCCATGATCGCCGCACCCTGCGCCGTGACAGCCTCGCGCTCCTCGGCGCCGTGTTCCTCCTTCTCGCGCTCGGCGCCAGGGGCGACGTTCCGACGCTTGCCGGCGTCGCGATGGTGGCGCTGATCACCGCCTATCTCGCCTATTCCTACTTGCGCGATGCGCGCGACGACGAAATCAGCCGTCATCTTCATGAGGAGGAAGCGGCCGAGATCAGGCCGATGCCGGGCGGCCTGCCTGCCATCCTGGCTGCGGTTGTTTTGGGCCTGATCGGCCTCTTTCTCGGCGCCCGGCTGCTCGTCACCGGCGCGAGCGACATGGCCCGGTTTTTCGGCGTTTCGGATGCGGTTATCGGCCTGACCGTCGTCGCGGTGGGCACCTCCCTGCCCGAACTGGCCGCCAGTGCGGTGGCGGCCCGGCGCAAGCAGGCCGATGTGGCCCTCGCCAATGTTCTCGGCTCCAATCTGATGAATATTCTCCTGATCCTCGGCCTGGCCGGCGCCGTCGCCCCCTTGCCGATCGACCCGAAATTCATGGCCATCGATCTGTGGGTCCTGCTCGGGGCGACGGTTGTGTTGCTGGCGGTCATGGATACCAAAAATGGCATTACCCGCCTGACGGGTTGTGCCTTTCTGGCGACATATGCTGTCTACATCATGGGACAGTTTCTCGATCTGTTCCCGTCGGGCCGGTCCGGGTTGTGA
- a CDS encoding SDR family oxidoreductase produces MTSSDTSSASQGAPDFPLPRRALVTGAARRLGREIALTLARAGWDVAIHFHKAAAEAAGLAEEIAGLGRRAAVLQADLSDPAQCARLVPDAGHELGPLGCLVNNASLFAWDTPADLDREMWNAHLETNLSAPVFLTQAFARQLGPEAGGAVINMLDQRVWNLTPYFTSYTASKAALWAMTQSLALALAPRIRVNGIGPGPTLPSARQSTDDFERQWRKVPLERPTDPAEIGRAVRFILETPSMTGQMIALDGGQHLGWRQPIGPTPEE; encoded by the coding sequence ATGACCTCATCCGATACTTCCAGCGCCAGCCAGGGCGCACCTGACTTTCCCCTGCCCCGGCGCGCCCTGGTAACCGGGGCGGCCCGGCGCCTTGGCCGGGAAATCGCGCTCACCCTCGCGCGCGCCGGCTGGGATGTGGCGATCCATTTTCACAAGGCTGCCGCAGAAGCCGCCGGGCTGGCGGAGGAGATCGCCGGCCTTGGCCGGCGCGCTGCGGTATTGCAGGCGGATCTGAGCGATCCGGCGCAATGCGCCCGGCTTGTGCCGGATGCCGGGCACGAACTGGGTCCGCTCGGTTGTCTCGTCAACAACGCCTCGCTCTTCGCCTGGGATACGCCGGCCGATCTCGACCGCGAAATGTGGAACGCCCATCTGGAGACGAATCTGAGCGCGCCGGTTTTCCTGACCCAGGCCTTCGCCCGCCAGCTCGGCCCCGAGGCGGGCGGTGCCGTCATCAACATGCTGGATCAGCGCGTCTGGAACCTGACGCCCTATTTCACCTCCTATACCGCGAGCAAGGCGGCGCTTTGGGCCATGACCCAAAGTCTGGCCCTGGCGCTGGCGCCCCGCATCCGCGTGAACGGGATCGGGCCGGGCCCGACCCTGCCGAGTGCCCGGCAAAGCACCGACGATTTCGAGCGCCAGTGGCGCAAAGTGCCCCTCGAACGCCCGACGGACCCGGCCGAGATCGGGCGGGCCGTCCGCTTCATCCTCGAGACCCCGTCGATGACAGGGCAAATGATCGCGCTCGATGGTGGCCAGCACCTGGGCTGGCGCCAGCCCATCGGGCCCACGCCGGAAGAGTAA
- the uvrC gene encoding excinuclease ABC subunit UvrC, translating into MSGTPTTAASLASGIAVIRDQLRLLPRQPGVYRMVDERGEILYVGKARSLKNRVASYTRPDGLTVRLRRMVAATRKLEVITTQTEAEALLLEANLIKRFLPPFNVLLRDDKSFPYILISTDHDWPQLTKHRGAKRREGHYFGPFASASAVNHTLATLERAFLLRSCNDTVFASRKRPCLLYQVKRCAAPCVDRIDQGDYAVLVREARDFLQGRNQDIQQRLAARMQAASDAQNFEEAAVYRDRIRALSQIQARQTINVPGLDDADVIAAHSAGGQACVQVFFFRGGHNYGNRAYYPSHTKDVDLTEVLGAFIGQFYAARPAPRLVLLSHQVENQSVIADALSLKMERRVRIRAPKAGAFRKPVTHALKNARDALARRLSESASQRRLLEGVAEVFALDGPPTRIEVYDNSHVQGTHAVGAMIVAGPDGFLKNAYRKFDIKTAGKRGEPNAPGRITPGDDYGMMREVLTRRFSRAQKEDPDRTRGQWPDLVLIDGGKGQLNVAEEVLDELGIDDVPLVAIAKGPERDAGRESFHRPGRAPVSLPERDPVLYFLQRLRDEAHRFAIGAHRGKRSSAIGRSLLDEVPGIGPRRKRALLHHFGSARNVANAGLVDLEAAEGISKSVAQKIYDHFHSEA; encoded by the coding sequence ATATCCGGTACCCCAACGACGGCCGCGAGCCTGGCGAGCGGAATCGCGGTGATCCGCGACCAGTTGCGGCTGCTGCCGCGCCAGCCGGGCGTCTATCGCATGGTGGATGAGCGGGGCGAAATTCTTTACGTCGGCAAGGCGCGCAGTCTGAAGAACCGGGTCGCCAGCTACACCCGGCCCGACGGACTGACCGTGCGTCTCCGGCGTATGGTCGCCGCGACCCGGAAGCTCGAGGTCATCACGACCCAGACCGAGGCCGAGGCGCTGCTGCTGGAAGCGAACCTGATCAAGCGCTTTCTGCCGCCATTCAACGTGCTGCTGCGTGATGACAAATCCTTTCCCTACATCCTGATCTCCACGGATCACGACTGGCCGCAACTGACCAAACACCGGGGCGCCAAGCGCCGCGAGGGCCATTATTTCGGTCCCTTCGCGTCGGCCAGTGCGGTCAACCACACCCTGGCCACGCTGGAGCGCGCGTTTTTGCTGCGCTCGTGTAATGACACCGTGTTTGCCTCGCGCAAACGCCCCTGCCTCCTCTACCAGGTCAAACGGTGTGCCGCGCCCTGCGTCGACCGCATCGACCAGGGCGATTACGCGGTGCTGGTGCGCGAGGCACGTGACTTTCTGCAGGGGCGCAACCAGGATATCCAGCAACGCCTCGCGGCGCGCATGCAGGCAGCGAGCGATGCCCAGAATTTCGAGGAGGCGGCGGTCTACCGCGACCGGATACGCGCGCTGTCGCAGATTCAGGCCCGCCAGACGATCAACGTGCCGGGGCTGGACGATGCCGATGTGATCGCCGCGCACAGCGCTGGCGGCCAGGCCTGCGTGCAGGTCTTTTTCTTCCGCGGCGGGCACAATTACGGCAACCGCGCCTATTACCCGAGCCACACCAAGGATGTCGATCTGACGGAGGTGCTGGGCGCCTTTATCGGCCAGTTTTACGCGGCGCGCCCGGCGCCCAGGCTGGTATTGCTCAGCCACCAGGTGGAAAACCAGTCGGTCATCGCGGATGCGCTGTCGCTGAAGATGGAGCGCCGCGTGCGGATCCGCGCGCCCAAGGCCGGCGCGTTCCGCAAGCCGGTCACTCACGCCCTGAAAAACGCGCGCGACGCCCTGGCCCGGCGCCTGTCCGAGAGCGCCAGCCAGCGCCGGCTTCTCGAGGGTGTCGCCGAAGTCTTCGCCCTCGACGGGCCGCCCACGCGGATCGAGGTTTATGACAACAGCCACGTGCAGGGGACCCATGCCGTGGGCGCGATGATTGTGGCGGGGCCGGACGGATTCCTTAAAAACGCCTACCGCAAGTTCGACATCAAGACGGCGGGGAAGCGCGGAGAACCCAATGCACCGGGCCGGATCACGCCAGGCGACGATTACGGCATGATGCGCGAGGTGCTGACCCGGCGCTTTTCCCGTGCCCAGAAGGAAGACCCGGACCGCACCCGCGGGCAGTGGCCAGATCTGGTGCTGATCGACGGGGGCAAGGGGCAGTTGAACGTGGCGGAGGAGGTTCTGGATGAGTTGGGCATCGACGACGTGCCGCTCGTTGCCATCGCCAAGGGGCCGGAGCGCGACGCCGGGCGCGAGTCCTTTCATCGGCCGGGCAGAGCACCCGTTAGCTTGCCGGAGCGCGACCCGGTCCTCTATTTTCTGCAGCGATTGCGGGACGAGGCGCATCGTTTTGCCATAGGTGCCCATCGCGGCAAACGCAGCAGTGCCATCGGCCGTTCGCTGCTGGACGAGGTCCCCGGTATCGGCCCCCGACGCAAGCGGGCGCTGCTGCATCATTTCGGCTCGGCGCGCAATGTGGCCAATGCCGGGCTGGTCGATCTGGAAGCGGCGGAGGGCATCAGCAAATCGGTGGCGCAAAAGATTTACGATCACTTTCATAGCGAGGCATAG
- the pgsA gene encoding CDP-diacylglycerol--glycerol-3-phosphate 3-phosphatidyltransferase, translating into MITSLPNLLTLSRIAAIPVIIALLFLDGHTARWIALAVYITAGVTDFFDGYIARSQQAVSALGRFLDPIADKLMVISVLFMLVAKSGITGWVILPALVIVCREVLVSGLREYLAELRVSVPVSQLAKWKTAIQMTAIGILIVGEAAAWLLPAQLIGEIGLWVAAALTLLTGYDYMRVGLRHMTQG; encoded by the coding sequence ATGATCACGAGCCTTCCCAATCTCCTGACTTTGTCGCGGATCGCGGCGATTCCTGTGATCATCGCCCTTCTGTTTCTGGACGGACACACCGCGCGCTGGATCGCGCTTGCCGTCTACATCACCGCCGGCGTCACGGATTTTTTCGATGGCTATATCGCGCGCAGCCAGCAGGCGGTCTCGGCGCTGGGCCGGTTTCTCGACCCCATCGCCGACAAGCTGATGGTGATCTCGGTTCTGTTCATGCTGGTGGCCAAGAGCGGGATCACGGGCTGGGTCATCCTGCCTGCCCTTGTGATCGTCTGCCGCGAGGTGCTGGTCTCGGGGTTGCGCGAATATCTGGCGGAACTGCGGGTGAGCGTGCCGGTCAGCCAACTCGCCAAATGGAAAACCGCGATCCAGATGACCGCGATCGGGATCCTGATCGTGGGCGAGGCGGCGGCCTGGCTGCTGCCGGCACAGCTTATCGGCGAAATCGGGCTCTGGGTTGCGGCAGCGCTGACGCTTCTGACCGGCTATGATTACATGCGCGTCGGACTTCGGCACATGACGCAGGGCTAA
- the mobB gene encoding molybdopterin-guanine dinucleotide biosynthesis protein B, whose protein sequence is MKVLGLAGWSGSGKTTLLGTLIPALKARGLSVSTIKHAHRHFEIDHPGKDSFAHREAGAGEVLIASGGRWALMHEPDPAACPAGEPGLGDLLEKLSPVDLVLLEGFRGPAHHHPKIEVHRQANGKPFLFPDDPRIEALVSDGPPPDCALPIFDPDDPAPLADFICARFGVDHGARPGRI, encoded by the coding sequence ATGAAGGTTCTGGGCCTGGCGGGCTGGAGCGGCAGCGGAAAAACCACCCTGCTCGGGACGCTCATCCCCGCCCTGAAGGCGCGGGGACTTTCCGTATCCACGATCAAGCACGCCCATCGGCACTTCGAAATCGATCATCCCGGCAAGGACAGTTTCGCCCATCGCGAGGCCGGGGCGGGCGAGGTGCTGATCGCCTCGGGCGGGCGCTGGGCGCTGATGCACGAACCGGACCCGGCGGCCTGCCCGGCCGGTGAACCAGGGCTCGGCGATCTCCTGGAAAAGCTGTCGCCCGTCGACCTCGTTCTCCTCGAAGGATTTCGCGGGCCGGCTCACCACCACCCCAAGATCGAGGTGCACCGCCAGGCGAACGGCAAGCCGTTCCTGTTTCCCGATGACCCCCGTATCGAGGCGCTGGTCTCCGACGGGCCGCCGCCTGACTGCGCCCTCCCGATCTTTGACCCCGACGATCCGGCCCCGCTGGCGGATTTCATCTGCGCCCGTTTCGGCGTCGATCACGGGGCACGGCCCGGACGGATATAG